The Candidatus Hydrogenedentota bacterium sequence GCATTCTGGCGGAGCGGCCTCAGACGAATTTCCTGAGGTATTCGAGGCTCTTGGTAGCGATGGTTTCGGGGCCGAGCTCGAACTTGAACACCTCGACCGACATGTACCCCTCGTACTTGATCTCGCGCAGGGCTTCGAATATGGGTCCGAAATCCACGTCTCCAAAGCCGGGCCCGTTCATGTTTTCGTCATTGGCATGATAGTGGGCCAGGTATTTGGCGTATTTTCGGATGAGCGTTGGGCGGTCTTCTTTTTCGAAAGTCATGGCCTTGGTGTCGAGCAGCAACCGGAAATTGGGGTGGTTTACGCGCTCGATGAGCTTCACGGCATCCGCGGCATTTGTGCAGAAGTTTGTTTCCAGATGGGTCAGGGGTTCCATGCAGATGGTCACGCTATGCTTCTCGCACGCGGGCAGGGCTTCCTCGAAGACTTGTGCCGTGTACTCGAAGGCCTGGTCGTAGGTCAGGCTCTCGTGGACGTTGCGCTGCTTGGGTGAACCGAAGATCATCACGTGGCCGCCCACGTCGCCGCAGAACTGGGCCAGGTCAACGAGGTATCTGGCCGCGCGGTCCCGGTGTTCTTTGTCGGGATGGTTAATGTGCAGGGCTTCAGGACCCACAAACACCCAGTGGATGCCGATGACATCAAGGTCGACTTCTTTCGCGCGTTTGACGATTTCCTTGCGGGTTGCGGCGCTGATATCGGTCACATACTGGCTGAACGTGAAGGGCGCCAATTCGATGCCGTCGTAGCCGGTCTTCTTGACGTAGGCGAACGTGCGCGCAATGTCGTTCCATTCTTTGAAGATCTCGTTACAGATAGCGAATTTCATTGGGACGCAGTTCCTCCTTCCTGGGATTTATTGCAGCGATTCCCCGGCCGGGGCCGGTTTGCAGACCTGGTTTCCGCCTGCGCGCTTGGCCTGGTACATCAAGGCATCGGCCTTCTCGATGAAGGACCGGACAGTAAAGCCTTCCTTGAAAGAGACGCAACCGATGCTGAGGGTCAATTCGTCGAATCCGAATTCCTGGAAGGTCTCCCGGATACGTTCAGCGATGGCCATGGCCTGTTGCTCTTCCGCTTCGGGGAGGATGACGGTGAATTCGTCGCCCCCGTACCGGAACCCGATATCGACGTGCTCACGGGTGCACTCGAGCACCGCTCTTCCGGCTCCGCAGAGGACCTTGTCGCCCTCGAGGTGGCCCCGGCTGTCGTTGTATTGCTTGAACTTGTCGATATCAAACAACAGCAGCGACAGGGGACGCTTCTGGCGTTTGGCGCGTTCCACTTCGTTTTCGAGCCATTCAAAGAATGACCGCTGGTTGTAGAGGCCGGTCAGGCAGTCTTTGACGGACATTTCCTTGAGTTCTTGTTCGAGGCGCTTCTGCTCGGTGATGTCTTTGCAGATCGCGAGAATCGAAGCGAACTCGCGCCGGGCGTCTTCGACCCTGGAAAACGAGATATTCACGGGCACTGTCGAGCCGTCGCGCCGGAGGATGCCGGTTTCGTGGTTCTTGAGATGTACACTTTCGCTCAGCATGCGCTGGACCTTCTGGAACTCGTATTCGCCGCCGGCAAGCAGGTGAGCCATGGGTAAACCGATAAACTCCTCGCGCTCATATCCGGCCATCGCCAGAGCGCCCCCATTGGCGAATTCAGTCCTCCCGTTCTTGCCGACAGTGATGATGCCGTCAACGGTGCTTTCAAGAAGGTTCTCAAGATACTGTTTGGTTTCGCGCAGCTCATGGTTGACCCGCTCGAGCTCCGTCGTGGCTGAGTCCACGCGTTGACGGAGGCGTTCCTGGTACTGGTGGCTTTGCGTGAGCGCCTGTTGCTTTTCGACTGCGCGGGCCACCGAGCGCGAGATGTCTTGGAGGTTGAACGGTTTGAGTACGTAGTCTTCCGCCCCCAGCCGCATGCACTGGATGGCCTGGGTGACTTCCGCCATGGCCGACACCACAATAATGGAAAGATCTGGGTCGATGTTTCGGGCCCGGCGCACGATTTCGAGGCCGTCCATCTCGGGCATGCGCAGGTCCGTCAAGAGAAGCGAAAACCGTTCTGCGCGCAGCATATCGAGGGTGCGGGCTGGCGACGTGGTCGTCGTGCATTCATATCCCGCCCCGGTGAGGTGCTGGGAAAGGACTT is a genomic window containing:
- a CDS encoding sugar phosphate isomerase/epimerase family protein — its product is MKFAICNEIFKEWNDIARTFAYVKKTGYDGIELAPFTFSQYVTDISAATRKEIVKRAKEVDLDVIGIHWVFVGPEALHINHPDKEHRDRAARYLVDLAQFCGDVGGHVMIFGSPKQRNVHESLTYDQAFEYTAQVFEEALPACEKHSVTICMEPLTHLETNFCTNAADAVKLIERVNHPNFRLLLDTKAMTFEKEDRPTLIRKYAKYLAHYHANDENMNGPGFGDVDFGPIFEALREIKYEGYMSVEVFKFELGPETIATKSLEYLRKFV
- a CDS encoding diguanylate cyclase; amino-acid sequence: MATATEDDTELAVKRVLILDDEPGILEVLSQHLTGAGYECTTTTSPARTLDMLRAERFSLLLTDLRMPEMDGLEIVRRARNIDPDLSIIVVSAMAEVTQAIQCMRLGAEDYVLKPFNLQDISRSVARAVEKQQALTQSHQYQERLRQRVDSATTELERVNHELRETKQYLENLLESTVDGIITVGKNGRTEFANGGALAMAGYEREEFIGLPMAHLLAGGEYEFQKVQRMLSESVHLKNHETGILRRDGSTVPVNISFSRVEDARREFASILAICKDITEQKRLEQELKEMSVKDCLTGLYNQRSFFEWLENEVERAKRQKRPLSLLLFDIDKFKQYNDSRGHLEGDKVLCGAGRAVLECTREHVDIGFRYGGDEFTVILPEAEEQQAMAIAERIRETFQEFGFDELTLSIGCVSFKEGFTVRSFIEKADALMYQAKRAGGNQVCKPAPAGESLQ